The stretch of DNA TTGCTCAAGGCGCCAGTGGATCTGCTGTGGAACGGCGGTATCGGTACTTACGTCAAGGCCAGCACCGAAAGCCATGCAGACGTGGGCGACAAGGCCAACGATGCACTGCGCGTGAACGGCAACGAACTGCGCTGCAAAGTCGTGGGCGAGGGCGGTAACCTCGGCATGACCCAACTGGGTCGTGTGGAATTCGGTCTCAATGGCGGCGGTTCCAACACCGACTTCATCGACAACGCCGGTGGCGTGGACTGCTCCGACCACGAAGTGAACATCAAGATCCTGCTGAACGAAGTGGTTCAGGCCGGTGACATGACCGACAAGCAACGCAACCAGTTGCTGGCGAGCATGACCGACGAAGTCGGCGGTCTGGTGCTGGGCAACAACTACAAGCAGACTCAGGCCCTGTCCCTGGCGGCGCGTCGTGCTTACGCGCGCATCGCTGAGTACAAGCGTCTGATGAGCGATCTGGAAGGCCGTGGCAAGCTGGATCGTGCCATCGAGTTCCTGCCGACCGAAGAGCAGATCAACGAGCGCGTTGCGGCCGGCCATGGCCTGACCCGTCCCGAGCTGTCGGTGCTGATCTCGTACAGCAAGATCGACCTCAAGGAGCAGCTGTTGGGCTCGCTGGTGCCGGACGATGACTATCTGACCCGCGACATGGAAACGGCATTCCCGCCGACCCTGGTCAGCAAGTTCTCCGAAGCCATGCGTCGTCACCGTCTGAAGCGCGAGATCGTCAGCACCCAGATCGCCAACGACCTGGTCAACCACATGGGCATCACCTTCGTTCAACGACTCAAAGAGTCGACCGGCATGAGCCCGGCGAACGTGGCGGGCGCCTACGTGATTGTGCGCGACATCTTCCACCTCCCACACTGGTTCCGTCAGATTGAAGCGCTGGACTACCAGGTCAGCGCTGACGTGCAACTGGAGCTGATGGACGAGCTGATGCGTCTGGGCCGCCGTGCTACACGCTGGTTCCTGCGTGCCCGCCGCAACGAGCAGAACGCTGCCCGTGACGTCGCGCACTTCGGTCCGCATCTGAAAGAACTGGGTCTGAAGCTGGACGAACTGCTGAGCGGCGAAATCCGTGAAAACTGGCAGGCGCGTTATCAGGCTTACGTCGCGGCCGGTGTACCGGAATTGCTGGCGCGTATGGTTGCGGGCACCTCGCACCTGTACACCCTGCTGCCGATCATCGAAGCGTCCGACGTGACTGGCCAGGACCCTGCAGAAGTGGCCAAGGCCTACTTCGCCGTGGGCAGTGCGCTGGACATCACCTGGTACCTGCAACAGATCAGCGCACTGCCGGTTGAAAACAACTGGCAGGCTCTGGCCCGTGAAGCGTTCCGTGATGACGTCGACTGGCAGCAACGTGCGATCACCATCTCCGTCCTGCAACAGGGCGACGGCACGCTGGACGTGGAAGCACGTCTGGCGCTGTGGATGGAACAGCACGAAGGCATGATCTCGCGCTGGCGCGCCATGCTGGTGGAAATCCGTGCTGCGAGCGGCACGGACTACGCCATGTATGCGGTGGCCAACCGTGAGCTGCTCGACCTCGCGTTGAGCGGTCAGGCGGTAGTGCCTGCGGCTGCTGCGAATGCCGAGCTTGAATTGGCGTAAGTAGTGGTTGAATGAAAAAGCCCCGGTGTCGTGAGATGCCGGGGCTTTTTTATGTCTGAGGGGTTTTTGGTGCCTGTTGCGGCGCCATCGCGAGCAGGCTCACTCCTACAGTTGGAATGCGTTCCCCCTGTAGGAGTGAGCCTGCTCGCGATGGCGTCCTTTATATCAATACAACTTCTGACCTTGTTTACTATCGAGCATCGACACTTTGTCCGCAGGTCTAGCGACTAAATTGTTGAGCGATTGGTCAAACTTCTGCAGCGCCCGAACTTGCACATCCTGCTGCTGATTAATATCGGCAACAATCTCCTCCGAGCGTTTGAAGTCTGCCCACACCGGCGTCAGTTCTTTTGCCTCGGAACCTTTCGCCGTACCGATGTAGTTGAACTTCGCATCATAGAAATCCGCACTGACATCGGCCTTGATGTCGGAACTGCGCGAGGTGATCAACTGGCTGTGGGTGTCGACGATCGCCACCATGTCGGGCTGCGCTGCGCGCAGGCTTTGCATGTCCGGATACACCGTGACCGAGCCGAACTGCCGTTGCAGCGAGGACTTGACCCAGTCCACCGCCATGTCGGGTTTCGAGGTGGCGACGTAGGCGTCGTGGATCGGCTGGACCAGCAGGCTCTGGCCGAAACCGGTGCCGGCATTGGCCTGGTAGTCACGCAGGTATTCGCGGTTGGTCTGGGTGCTTGGGCTGTAGACCACGCCCAGTGACACGCCGGGGCCGCTTTTCACCTGGGCGGCGCTACTACGGCCGACCGGTTGGGTGAACAGCGTGTCGAGGGATGAAACCGCTGTCGGCGCGGTGGGTACTGAACAGGCGGACAGGGCTAAAACCGATATCGCCAAGGTGCTGGCAAACGCAAGTTTCATGGTGAGTCTCCCGTGAAACAACTTCAGTCGGAAAGTCTGGTTGTCGTGGCTCTTGGTGACGGGCGCACGACAGTTAATTCAGACTAAACCCGCCAAGCTGTAAATAAGCTGACAATTTTCCTGGTGATGGCGATGCAATAGTTTTATTGGCTTTAAGGCAGAACGGCTAATTTCGTAGGGAAATAAAAAGGCGCAAAACAAGGTTTTGCGCCTTTTTATTTATGGCTGTGTAAACAACCATCAGTTTTTCAAAGGGATCAGCACTTGCTCGTCCGGCGCCAGCACCATGAACACCAACAACTTGGCCGGTTTGGTTTTGCTGGCGTTTTTTGACACCAGATGTTCGGAACCGGCCGGTTCGTACCAGAACTGGCCTTTCTGGTAGG from Pseudomonas sp. P8_229 encodes:
- a CDS encoding ATPase, whose protein sequence is MKLAFASTLAISVLALSACSVPTAPTAVSSLDTLFTQPVGRSSAAQVKSGPGVSLGVVYSPSTQTNREYLRDYQANAGTGFGQSLLVQPIHDAYVATSKPDMAVDWVKSSLQRQFGSVTVYPDMQSLRAAQPDMVAIVDTHSQLITSRSSDIKADVSADFYDAKFNYIGTAKGSEAKELTPVWADFKRSEEIVADINQQQDVQVRALQKFDQSLNNLVARPADKVSMLDSKQGQKLY